A portion of the Effusibacillus lacus genome contains these proteins:
- a CDS encoding M3 family oligoendopeptidase encodes MKQLSQTWDLDVFFPGGSESKEFAAYLDVLKQDIHQLQQLIQQTRVPQSAEEAESLNRTIYLVQNIESRLREAMSFTECLTAQNVKDDKAKLLYGKVVQLHSSYSSVMIDFDILILRIPQPVWERFLSTEAVQPIAFPLNERRQRAAEKLSPELEVLANDLAVDGYHAWSDLYSKVVGRITIPVEKDGEPKELSVGQAWNMLSHEDRSVRMSVFNKWTEEWAKSAELCAHALNHLAGYRLNLYRHRGWESVLKEPLDINRMSEQTLKAMWNVIEQNKDTLVEYLNRKAKLLGLEKLSWYDVQAPIGDVTRKISYEEGAAIIVEQFSRLAPRMADFSRRAFEERWIEAEDRPNKRPGGFCTSFTDSKQTRIFMTYAGTSDNVSTLAHELGHAFHQHVMDDLPQMVQNYAMNVAETASTFAEMVVADAAVKNAKTDQERLVLLEEKAQSCATFLMNIYARFLFETAFYERRREGLVSVEELTQLMVEAQKRAFGDALGEYDPYFWASKLHFYITDVPFYNFPYTFGYLFSYGVYARALQEGPSFEEKYVALLRDTGRMTVEDLAQKHLDVDLTRPDFWQSAVNLALEDVKEFLRLTR; translated from the coding sequence ATGAAACAGTTGAGCCAGACTTGGGATTTGGACGTATTCTTTCCCGGGGGAAGCGAATCGAAGGAATTTGCAGCTTATCTTGACGTGTTAAAGCAAGATATCCACCAGCTTCAGCAACTGATTCAGCAAACTCGGGTGCCGCAATCGGCCGAAGAGGCGGAATCCCTGAACCGTACCATCTACCTGGTTCAAAATATTGAGAGCCGTTTGCGGGAAGCGATGTCGTTTACCGAATGTCTGACGGCACAAAATGTCAAAGATGACAAAGCAAAGCTGTTGTACGGGAAAGTGGTGCAGCTTCACAGTTCCTATTCGTCGGTCATGATTGATTTTGACATACTCATCCTGCGGATTCCCCAACCGGTATGGGAACGATTTCTTTCAACTGAAGCGGTACAGCCCATTGCGTTCCCCCTGAATGAACGCAGGCAGCGAGCTGCCGAAAAGCTCTCCCCCGAACTGGAAGTGCTGGCCAATGACCTGGCGGTTGACGGGTACCATGCCTGGTCTGACCTCTATAGTAAGGTTGTAGGCCGCATCACCATTCCTGTCGAGAAGGACGGGGAGCCAAAAGAGCTTTCTGTCGGGCAGGCGTGGAACATGTTGAGCCATGAAGACCGTTCGGTCCGAATGTCGGTATTCAACAAGTGGACAGAAGAATGGGCCAAAAGTGCGGAACTCTGTGCCCATGCCCTGAACCACCTGGCAGGTTACAGGTTGAATCTGTACCGCCATCGCGGTTGGGAATCGGTTCTGAAAGAGCCGCTCGACATCAACCGCATGTCGGAGCAAACCCTCAAGGCCATGTGGAATGTAATTGAACAGAACAAGGACACTTTGGTGGAATATCTCAACCGAAAAGCCAAACTTTTGGGGCTTGAGAAGCTCAGTTGGTATGATGTACAAGCGCCGATTGGCGATGTGACAAGGAAGATCAGCTATGAGGAAGGGGCTGCCATCATTGTGGAACAGTTCTCCCGTTTGGCTCCGCGCATGGCTGATTTCTCAAGAAGGGCTTTTGAGGAAAGATGGATTGAAGCGGAAGACCGTCCGAACAAGAGACCCGGCGGTTTTTGCACCAGCTTTACTGACAGCAAACAGACACGAATCTTTATGACCTACGCCGGCACTTCTGATAATGTATCCACCCTCGCCCACGAGTTGGGGCATGCCTTCCACCAGCATGTAATGGACGATCTGCCGCAAATGGTGCAAAACTATGCGATGAACGTGGCGGAAACTGCTTCCACTTTTGCAGAAATGGTGGTGGCGGATGCAGCGGTAAAGAACGCGAAAACCGATCAGGAGCGGTTGGTGCTGTTGGAAGAGAAAGCACAAAGCTGCGCTACCTTCCTCATGAATATCTATGCACGGTTTTTGTTTGAGACAGCCTTCTATGAAAGAAGAAGGGAAGGGCTTGTCAGTGTAGAGGAATTGACGCAACTGATGGTGGAGGCGCAGAAACGGGCATTTGGGGATGCTCTTGGCGAATATGATCCTTACTTCTGGGCATCAAAGCTGCACTTCTATATTACGGATGTGCCTTTCTACAACTTCCCATACACCTTCGGGTATCTCTTCAGTTATGGGGTTTATGCCCGCGCCCTGCAGGAAGGACCTTCGTTTGAGGAAAAATATGTCGCGCTGTTGCGGGACACGGGCCGCATGACGGTGGAAGACCTCGCGCAAAAGCATCTGGATGTGGACCTCACCCGGCCTGATTTTTGGCAAAGTGCGGTGAACCTGGCTCTGGAGGACGTGAAGGAGTTTTTGCGATTAACCAGATGA
- a CDS encoding type II toxin-antitoxin system VapC family toxin, translating to MGRIDLETVQKISLDSNCFIYLMEGSPYEKFLLHLFRKIENGDLQAVTSTLTVTEILSHPYKKGNIRLVEEYRGLLSSFPNMKVRAVDFHVADRAAELRNQYRLKTPDAIQLATAILEDTQIFVTNDKDFSSVDFPIVYLQSNNLR from the coding sequence ATGGGACGAATAGACCTGGAAACCGTCCAGAAAATATCGCTTGATTCCAACTGTTTTATTTATTTGATGGAAGGTTCGCCTTACGAGAAGTTCTTGCTTCATTTGTTCCGAAAGATTGAGAATGGCGACTTGCAGGCAGTTACATCGACTCTGACAGTAACGGAAATTCTTAGCCATCCATACAAAAAGGGGAATATAAGGCTGGTGGAAGAATACCGGGGATTACTTTCAAGCTTTCCAAACATGAAGGTAAGAGCAGTAGATTTTCATGTGGCCGACAGGGCGGCCGAATTGCGGAATCAATACCGCCTCAAGACCCCCGATGCGATTCAACTGGCAACGGCCATTTTGGAGGACACCCAAATTTTTGTAACCAATGACAAAGATTTCTCGTCAGTCGATTTTCCGATCGTTTATCTGCAAAGTAACAATTTACGATAA
- a CDS encoding zinc dependent phospholipase C family protein gives MPNIWTHLIFGQEVLRRIGRTDLLKPETTNVFNLGCQGPDFLFYHNFLPWQTDTRANVMGELIHHKHCGPFLVEMVLQMRGRQLHDPTVIYVLGFLTHHVLDRNMHPYIHYKSGYKKWNHQRYEVILDTIMAEKFLGLATWNTPVWKQFYIGDDFPEGVVDMFRKAAIKFFPEQANRMQDGDWSQAYRDMVRTQQIFHDPYGIKRLITFGKIEPMVYKRKNPPRDYLNENHAEWHHPAIPEETSNSSVWDLWEQALADGETVLRAAVEFLELSLQGTETSGENLLVEKIGNLSYDTGKPCGSHLELRYADPIV, from the coding sequence ATGCCCAACATCTGGACTCATCTCATCTTCGGACAAGAGGTTTTGCGTCGTATCGGACGGACTGATCTGCTGAAGCCTGAAACCACAAACGTATTCAATCTGGGCTGCCAGGGACCTGATTTTTTGTTCTACCACAACTTCTTGCCGTGGCAGACGGACACACGGGCCAATGTCATGGGCGAGTTAATTCACCATAAGCATTGCGGCCCTTTCCTGGTGGAAATGGTGCTGCAAATGCGTGGGAGACAGCTGCATGATCCGACCGTGATTTATGTATTGGGTTTTCTGACCCATCATGTTCTTGACCGCAATATGCACCCCTATATCCATTACAAATCCGGCTACAAGAAATGGAACCACCAGCGGTATGAAGTAATTCTGGACACCATTATGGCGGAGAAATTTCTGGGGCTTGCCACTTGGAACACACCTGTCTGGAAGCAGTTCTATATAGGGGATGACTTCCCGGAGGGTGTGGTCGACATGTTCCGGAAGGCGGCCATCAAGTTTTTTCCCGAACAGGCGAACCGCATGCAGGACGGTGACTGGAGTCAGGCTTATCGTGACATGGTCAGGACTCAGCAAATTTTTCACGATCCTTATGGAATCAAGCGCCTAATCACATTTGGCAAGATTGAACCTATGGTATACAAGCGTAAGAACCCCCCACGCGACTATCTGAACGAGAACCATGCAGAGTGGCATCACCCGGCGATTCCTGAAGAAACATCAAACAGCAGCGTCTGGGATCTTTGGGAGCAAGCATTGGCGGATGGGGAAACAGTACTGCGGGCAGCGGTGGAATTCCTCGAACTATCCCTCCAAGGCACCGAAACGTCCGGTGAGAATCTATTAGTAGAGAAAATTGGCAACCTGTCTTATGATACGGGCAAACCTTGTGGCAGCCATCTGGAGCTGCGGTATGCCGATCCAATTGTCTAA
- a CDS encoding MFS transporter, which yields MDQKAVRGWVMYDWANSAFVTTMIAAVLPIFYSEVAAGNLDKTTATSYWGFTQSIGMLIVAVMAPVLGAIADMSGSKIRFLRLFAYTGMIASVLMIFVGKGDYLLASLLVVFGIIGYTGGNVFYDSLLPDLVPYEKRDYISSKGYAFGYLGGGLLLTINLAMIMKHELFGIPDTTTATYLSFASVGIWWFVFSLPLFRHVKSRPAQTGLTVSQYARTGFTRIWNTLREILKYRELIKFLIAFWFFNDAINTIITMAAIYGKEIGIGTTDLITALLITQFVGIPFTLLFGKIAERVGSKPSLYISLSTYVLISVLGFFMQNSLHFYLLAMMVGLVQGGSQAVARSIYSSLVPPSRSAEFFGFLSLSSKFASVLGPLVFGLIALFTDSSRWGILSLVLFFGIGILVLTKVDLVKGREEALG from the coding sequence ATGGACCAGAAAGCGGTACGCGGATGGGTCATGTACGATTGGGCCAACTCCGCTTTTGTTACCACAATGATTGCCGCCGTACTGCCGATTTTTTATTCGGAAGTGGCTGCCGGCAATCTTGACAAGACTACGGCAACTTCCTATTGGGGGTTTACCCAGTCCATCGGAATGTTGATTGTTGCGGTGATGGCCCCGGTGCTTGGGGCCATCGCAGACATGTCGGGCTCAAAGATCCGATTTCTCCGTTTGTTTGCATATACCGGCATGATAGCATCCGTCCTTATGATCTTCGTGGGAAAAGGAGACTACCTGCTGGCCTCCCTGTTGGTGGTCTTTGGCATCATCGGGTATACCGGAGGCAATGTATTCTATGACTCGCTGCTGCCTGATTTGGTTCCCTATGAAAAGCGGGATTACATTTCCTCGAAAGGCTATGCATTCGGCTATCTGGGCGGTGGACTCTTGTTGACCATCAACCTTGCCATGATTATGAAACATGAATTGTTTGGCATACCCGACACCACAACTGCCACCTATCTTTCCTTTGCGAGTGTGGGAATCTGGTGGTTTGTGTTTTCACTGCCTTTGTTCCGACATGTAAAAAGCCGCCCAGCACAAACCGGGTTGACTGTTTCCCAATATGCGAGAACAGGCTTTACACGGATCTGGAACACACTGCGGGAGATCCTAAAATACCGGGAATTGATCAAGTTCCTGATTGCTTTTTGGTTTTTCAATGATGCCATCAACACGATCATTACAATGGCAGCCATATATGGGAAAGAGATTGGAATCGGCACAACGGATTTGATCACAGCCCTGTTGATCACCCAGTTTGTCGGCATTCCCTTTACGCTTTTGTTTGGCAAGATCGCAGAGCGGGTAGGCTCTAAACCTTCCTTGTATATTTCTTTATCCACCTATGTATTGATATCCGTCCTTGGATTCTTCATGCAGAACAGCCTTCATTTCTATCTGCTGGCGATGATGGTCGGCCTGGTGCAGGGGGGAAGCCAGGCAGTTGCCCGTTCGATCTACAGCAGTTTGGTGCCGCCCAGCCGCTCTGCCGAATTTTTCGGTTTCCTGAGTCTTTCAAGCAAGTTCGCTTCCGTATTGGGACCGCTTGTCTTCGGGTTGATCGCTCTGTTTACCGACTCCAGCCGCTGGGGGATCCTGTCTTTGGTGCTGTTCTTCGGAATTGGAATTCTTGTACTGACAAAGGTGGACTTGGTGAAAGGACGTGAAGAAGCGCTTGGTTAG
- a CDS encoding YqeG family HAD IIIA-type phosphatase codes for MKRLIPSLYVQSIYHIDLDELIAQGIKGIITDLDNTLVSWDSPYATPKLVAWLEDVKERGLRVCIVSNNKRIRVEEFARPLNLPCIHGARKPVRGAFRRAMQIMGTKPHETVVVGDQIFTDVLGANRMGLNSILVLPIATKEWPGTKVLRSMERIVLKGLRKRGMIPWEE; via the coding sequence CTGAAGCGTTTGATCCCGTCGCTTTATGTGCAATCCATCTACCATATTGACCTGGATGAGTTGATAGCACAGGGCATCAAAGGGATTATTACCGATCTGGACAATACACTTGTATCCTGGGACTCGCCTTACGCGACACCGAAGCTGGTTGCATGGCTGGAAGATGTCAAAGAGCGTGGTCTCCGGGTTTGTATCGTCTCCAACAATAAAAGAATCCGGGTTGAAGAATTTGCCCGCCCTTTAAACCTGCCTTGCATCCATGGGGCCAGAAAACCGGTCCGCGGGGCGTTTCGCCGCGCCATGCAGATCATGGGGACGAAACCGCATGAAACCGTAGTAGTGGGTGACCAGATCTTTACCGATGTTCTTGGTGCCAACCGGATGGGGTTGAATTCGATTCTGGTGCTGCCCATTGCGACAAAAGAATGGCCCGGCACCAAGGTATTGCGCTCCATGGAGCGGATAGTGCTGAAAGGTCTCCGCAAACGGGGAATGATTCCTTGGGAGGAGTAA
- a CDS encoding R2-like ligand-binding oxidase, with product MRTEMITTSSRGLRTDSLPYRLYEKAKRFGVWNPKDIDFSEDKVHWQQLTDEQREDTLRLIAQFQAGEEAVTLDLLPLIMVIAKEGRIEEEMFLTTFLFEEAKHTEFFRLLLNELGETGDLSVYHTPAYRKIFYEVLPESLGRLVHDQSPEAIAEASTVYNMFIEGVLAETGYWAFYEGVKKAGIMPGLLKGIGYLKTDESRHIGYGTFLLQRMICEHPHLYDLVAGTMEQLAPLSIALNQENMGGREASGFGVRAEDSVAYSMKQLQIRMEVLARAKGQTMEEIYKTSETLLGVL from the coding sequence ATGAGGACTGAAATGATTACAACCAGCTCCAGAGGGCTCCGCACGGATTCGCTTCCTTATCGCCTTTACGAGAAGGCCAAGCGGTTTGGCGTATGGAATCCGAAGGACATTGATTTCAGCGAGGACAAGGTGCACTGGCAACAGCTTACCGATGAACAACGGGAAGACACGCTGCGGTTGATTGCCCAGTTTCAGGCCGGTGAAGAAGCGGTTACACTGGACCTCCTTCCGCTCATTATGGTGATTGCCAAAGAGGGGCGAATCGAAGAGGAGATGTTTCTGACAACCTTCCTGTTTGAAGAAGCCAAACACACCGAGTTCTTCCGTCTGCTCCTGAATGAGCTCGGCGAAACGGGGGATTTGTCCGTCTATCACACTCCGGCTTATCGAAAGATCTTTTATGAGGTTCTTCCGGAAAGCTTGGGACGTCTGGTTCATGACCAGTCACCGGAAGCGATTGCGGAGGCATCCACTGTTTATAACATGTTCATTGAAGGCGTATTGGCCGAAACCGGGTATTGGGCTTTCTATGAAGGGGTAAAGAAAGCGGGCATCATGCCGGGACTGTTAAAAGGGATCGGCTATCTGAAGACAGACGAATCCCGCCATATCGGCTACGGCACATTCCTGCTGCAGCGCATGATTTGCGAACATCCTCATCTGTACGATCTGGTGGCCGGAACCATGGAACAATTGGCACCCCTTTCCATCGCTCTCAATCAGGAAAACATGGGCGGCCGGGAAGCAAGCGGTTTTGGTGTTCGGGCGGAAGATTCTGTCGCATATTCAATGAAACAGCTGCAAATCCGCATGGAGGTTCTTGCCAGAGCAAAGGGGCAGACCATGGAAGAAATTTATAAAACATCCGAAACTTTACTTGGAGTACTGTAA
- a CDS encoding AbrB/MazE/SpoVT family DNA-binding domain-containing protein: MLKSYQGVIGMSLYESRIGKKYQTVVPMHVREAAGIGEGDSLLWKVQEDGTIVVRPQKSKTEYLANLNKKNYGSFENAKKQLEEGIDSWDE; the protein is encoded by the coding sequence ATGTTAAAATCATACCAAGGGGTGATTGGTATGTCATTATACGAGAGTAGGATAGGAAAGAAATATCAGACTGTGGTGCCTATGCATGTTCGAGAGGCCGCAGGAATAGGGGAAGGAGACAGCTTGCTCTGGAAAGTTCAGGAGGATGGTACGATTGTGGTTCGTCCCCAAAAAAGCAAAACCGAATATCTGGCCAATCTAAACAAAAAAAATTACGGCTCCTTTGAAAATGCCAAAAAACAACTTGAAGAAGGAATCGATTCATGGGACGAATAG
- a CDS encoding response regulator transcription factor: MINTHLRDSFQDLISAAHEEKLEMALRGFVTYFRFSRASLFAYSPLTYKGEGLLRIEKDTIYRFEEIREDVRSIPPVYSAITGCKPEFVPHCINHFPIKYVKQFELSSLVVVPITRANTILGAALVDRYEGEEAIEELLPSLFKYGRVVGEIIAAPGQKQKTTPLSNRETEVLQRMSLGESIKQMADHMRISEFTVRDYIKSAMRKMGVQHRAQAVAEAMRQGIIE, translated from the coding sequence ATGATCAATACGCACCTTAGAGACTCCTTCCAGGATTTGATATCCGCTGCACACGAAGAGAAACTTGAGATGGCCCTCAGGGGATTCGTTACGTATTTTCGGTTCTCCAGGGCCTCACTGTTTGCTTACTCCCCTCTGACTTACAAGGGGGAGGGGCTCCTCCGGATTGAGAAGGACACGATCTACCGATTTGAAGAGATCAGGGAGGATGTCCGCTCCATTCCTCCCGTTTATTCGGCAATCACGGGCTGCAAACCGGAATTCGTCCCCCACTGCATCAATCATTTTCCCATCAAGTATGTGAAACAATTTGAATTAAGCTCTTTGGTGGTGGTGCCCATCACCAGGGCAAACACAATCCTGGGGGCGGCGCTGGTGGACCGTTACGAGGGGGAGGAAGCGATTGAAGAGCTTCTGCCATCCCTGTTCAAATACGGAAGAGTCGTGGGAGAGATCATTGCAGCCCCTGGTCAAAAGCAAAAAACGACTCCCCTAAGCAACCGCGAAACAGAGGTTCTTCAGCGGATGTCCCTGGGGGAAAGCATCAAACAGATGGCGGATCACATGCGGATCAGTGAGTTTACCGTTCGCGACTACATAAAGTCTGCCATGAGAAAAATGGGGGTCCAGCACCGGGCGCAGGCTGTGGCGGAAGCGATGCGCCAAGGTATAATCGAGTAA
- a CDS encoding iron-containing alcohol dehydrogenase: MQSSFFQFAFRTTVNSGAGSRSLLPELIKGLGGRRAVLFTDKGLTNAGITDKIVQLFNLMPGGVQLAGVFDEIEQDAKSEIVNRGARFFKDLNADSLIALGGGSVLDTVKGIKWMLHKKINEIRAGLLGNTMEMWPEAQYIFIPHVAIPTTAGTGAEVSPIAVIYNEAAGIKMNLINPFINADFAILDPELTTGLPPKITAFTGFDALTHAVEAYFSPQNNPMADAFALQSILLIRDNLRNAVHEGTNIQARANMLMASTMAIQAFSLTLNAIPVHNMAHAFGARFNIPHGLANSVLLPSVMESLAPFYLSRIHGFAEALGIQNLPADPVQCLGIVTAQIRELRREIGLPETFAEFSISPSDLQTIVQAVQLDPSGVVFRLPAEVITKVANEVSGVVVHS; the protein is encoded by the coding sequence ATGCAATCGTCATTTTTCCAGTTTGCCTTTCGTACGACGGTTAACAGCGGTGCAGGTTCCAGAAGCCTGTTGCCGGAACTGATCAAAGGACTCGGCGGCCGAAGAGCCGTACTTTTCACCGACAAAGGTTTGACAAATGCAGGCATTACGGACAAAATCGTCCAACTGTTCAATCTGATGCCAGGTGGTGTACAACTGGCCGGGGTGTTTGACGAGATTGAACAGGATGCAAAATCGGAAATCGTCAACCGGGGAGCCCGTTTCTTCAAGGACTTGAATGCAGATTCCCTGATTGCATTGGGCGGGGGCAGCGTGCTGGATACAGTAAAAGGCATAAAGTGGATGCTGCATAAAAAAATCAACGAAATTCGGGCGGGATTGCTGGGCAATACGATGGAAATGTGGCCTGAGGCACAGTATATTTTCATACCGCATGTCGCCATCCCCACTACTGCCGGGACGGGAGCCGAAGTATCTCCCATCGCCGTGATTTACAACGAAGCTGCCGGTATCAAGATGAACCTGATCAATCCGTTTATTAACGCGGATTTTGCAATTCTTGACCCGGAACTGACCACCGGACTGCCTCCGAAAATTACCGCCTTTACGGGATTTGACGCGCTTACCCATGCGGTGGAAGCCTACTTCTCCCCGCAAAACAACCCGATGGCGGATGCGTTTGCCCTGCAATCGATCCTTTTGATTCGTGACAATCTCCGAAACGCTGTTCATGAAGGCACCAATATTCAGGCGAGGGCCAACATGCTGATGGCTAGCACCATGGCGATTCAGGCATTCTCCCTGACACTGAACGCCATCCCGGTTCACAACATGGCTCATGCCTTCGGAGCCAGGTTCAATATCCCGCACGGCTTGGCCAATTCTGTGCTGCTGCCTAGCGTCATGGAATCGTTGGCTCCTTTCTACCTGTCGCGGATCCACGGATTTGCCGAAGCACTTGGCATTCAGAACCTGCCTGCCGATCCCGTTCAATGTTTGGGGATTGTGACGGCTCAGATCCGGGAACTCCGCCGCGAAATCGGATTGCCCGAGACATTTGCAGAATTCAGCATCAGTCCTTCCGATCTGCAGACCATTGTGCAGGCTGTCCAACTGGATCCCTCCGGTGTGGTCTTCCGTTTGCCTGCGGAAGTGATAACCAAAGTTGCAAACGAAGTATCTGGGGTTGTTGTACATTCGTAA
- the yqeH gene encoding ribosome biogenesis GTPase YqeH: MKAEVKVCTGCGAPLQTGQPESPGYTVASALEREHPVCRRCFRIRHYNEVSSVAVDDDEFIKIVSEIGRKKALVVKVVDLFDLAGSWIDNLRRYIGSNPVFLVANKVDVLPKQTNLEKVEMWLRKEVEKKGILLEGIALISAGKGYGLKHVKTFIERYANDRDVYVVGTANVGKSTLINRLIRTFGETGDVELTTSRYPGTTLSSVRVAIPNYKHHLIDTPGIMTSHRLSDLVCPKCLKQIVPDRTIDPTVFQLNDKQTLFAGGLARFDFVKGERQPFVCYFANQLELHRTKLENADTLYRKHLGGLLTPPCGDCGDHLRDLVTHKIKIKEGSSKDVVISGLGWFSARGNECEVHVHVPRGVDVSIRRAII, translated from the coding sequence ATGAAAGCTGAAGTGAAAGTTTGCACCGGATGCGGAGCGCCTCTTCAAACCGGGCAGCCCGAGAGTCCCGGATACACGGTAGCCTCTGCATTGGAAAGGGAACATCCGGTGTGCAGAAGGTGTTTTCGAATTCGTCACTATAACGAAGTCTCTTCCGTGGCTGTAGATGATGACGAATTCATCAAGATCGTAAGTGAGATCGGGCGGAAGAAAGCGCTTGTAGTCAAGGTTGTCGATCTGTTTGATCTTGCCGGTTCGTGGATAGACAATCTCCGCAGATACATAGGTTCCAATCCTGTATTTCTTGTTGCCAACAAAGTGGATGTGCTTCCGAAGCAGACCAATCTGGAGAAGGTGGAAATGTGGCTTCGCAAAGAGGTGGAGAAGAAGGGGATCCTGCTGGAAGGAATCGCGCTTATATCCGCCGGCAAAGGGTACGGATTGAAGCATGTCAAGACCTTCATTGAAAGATACGCCAATGATCGCGATGTGTATGTTGTGGGAACAGCCAATGTAGGGAAATCCACTTTGATCAACCGTTTGATCCGGACGTTTGGGGAAACAGGGGATGTGGAACTGACCACCTCCCGCTACCCCGGAACCACTCTCTCTTCGGTGCGTGTTGCAATCCCAAACTACAAACACCACTTGATTGATACGCCAGGCATCATGACATCACACAGGCTTTCGGATCTCGTTTGCCCCAAATGCCTGAAGCAGATTGTTCCGGACCGAACCATCGACCCGACAGTCTTCCAACTGAATGACAAACAGACATTGTTTGCCGGTGGACTGGCCCGGTTTGACTTCGTCAAAGGAGAGCGGCAGCCGTTTGTGTGCTACTTTGCGAATCAACTGGAACTTCACCGGACCAAACTTGAAAATGCGGATACCTTGTATCGGAAGCACCTGGGCGGGCTTTTAACCCCTCCTTGCGGTGACTGCGGCGACCACCTGCGCGATTTGGTTACCCACAAAATCAAGATCAAAGAAGGAAGCAGCAAGGATGTTGTGATTTCAGGTCTCGGTTGGTTCTCTGCCAGAGGGAACGAATGCGAAGTGCATGTGCATGTTCCCAGAGGGGTTGACGTATCAATCCGGCGTGCCATCATTTAG
- a CDS encoding aldehyde dehydrogenase family protein, with amino-acid sequence MTTAVQVLEFPLFIDGTWRPSSSGETFNVINPADGEVVAKVAKGTREDMEAAVQAARKSFDSGIWSRKTPQERAKILIAFSHKIIEHAQELVFLEAISSGGTVRRIANSDILQLVDLLQQTAKFALEYQYVQSLPVVAFPQPSNNQIWREPIGVVGAITPWNFPMILAMWKLAPALAMGNSIVVKPASNTPLSTLKLAELAVQSGVPAGVFNVVAGPGNSVGETLITHPLVDKIAFTGSTEVGRRIMQLASGTVKRVTLELGGKSPSIVLPDADLELAIPGILFGVFLHSGQVCESGTRVLVHESIYEEVLERLAAAASAIKIGNPLDETVGMGPLVSEQQLETVLGYIEAGIQEGARLVCGGKRISGPGLNKGFYVEPTIFADVQNDMKIAREEIFGPVLSVIKYSNPEEAITLANDTIYGLAAGVWTRDVNKAYQVARELRAGTVWINDWHMFRSDAPFGGYKQSGFGRELGRHALDEYTQIKHVHYSLTTELSQRPWLGAILF; translated from the coding sequence ATGACAACCGCAGTACAAGTATTGGAGTTCCCGCTTTTTATTGACGGAACCTGGAGACCCTCCAGTTCCGGCGAAACATTCAATGTGATCAATCCCGCCGACGGAGAAGTGGTGGCGAAAGTGGCAAAGGGCACCAGAGAAGATATGGAAGCTGCCGTCCAGGCTGCCCGCAAGTCCTTCGACTCCGGGATTTGGTCAAGAAAGACCCCGCAGGAAAGAGCAAAGATCCTGATCGCATTCTCTCACAAGATTATCGAACATGCCCAGGAACTGGTCTTCCTTGAGGCGATCAGCTCCGGCGGCACAGTCCGGCGGATTGCCAACTCCGACATCCTGCAGTTGGTGGATCTTCTGCAGCAGACGGCCAAATTTGCATTGGAGTACCAATATGTCCAATCGCTGCCGGTGGTTGCCTTCCCGCAACCCAGCAACAATCAGATCTGGCGGGAACCGATCGGTGTGGTGGGCGCCATTACACCCTGGAACTTTCCGATGATCCTCGCCATGTGGAAATTGGCACCCGCACTGGCAATGGGGAACTCCATAGTGGTGAAGCCGGCTTCCAACACCCCCCTCTCAACCCTGAAACTGGCGGAACTGGCTGTTCAATCCGGCGTTCCGGCAGGGGTGTTCAATGTGGTGGCCGGACCCGGCAACAGCGTGGGTGAAACGCTCATAACCCATCCCCTGGTGGATAAGATTGCCTTTACCGGTTCCACCGAAGTGGGCCGACGGATCATGCAGTTGGCATCCGGCACAGTGAAACGCGTGACGCTTGAACTGGGGGGCAAATCCCCCTCCATTGTATTGCCTGATGCCGATCTGGAGCTTGCCATCCCGGGCATTCTGTTTGGCGTGTTCCTGCATTCCGGTCAAGTCTGCGAATCAGGAACCCGGGTCCTGGTACATGAATCGATCTACGAGGAAGTGCTGGAGCGGCTTGCGGCTGCCGCCTCTGCCATTAAGATCGGAAACCCGCTCGATGAGACAGTCGGAATGGGCCCTCTTGTATCCGAGCAGCAATTGGAAACGGTCCTCGGTTACATCGAAGCCGGCATTCAGGAAGGGGCACGCCTGGTTTGCGGCGGCAAACGGATCAGCGGGCCCGGCCTGAACAAAGGATTCTATGTGGAACCCACCATTTTCGCGGATGTGCAAAACGATATGAAGATTGCCCGTGAGGAGATCTTTGGTCCCGTTCTCTCCGTAATCAAATATTCCAATCCGGAAGAGGCCATTACATTGGCCAACGATACCATTTACGGGTTGGCAGCCGGGGTTTGGACACGGGATGTAAACAAGGCCTATCAAGTGGCAAGAGAACTCAGAGCAGGAACCGTTTGGATCAACGACTGGCACATGTTCCGCAGCGACGCGCCCTTTGGCGGATACAAGCAGAGTGGCTTTGGACGCGAACTGGGTCGCCATGCACTTGACGAGTACACCCAGATCAAACATGTCCACTATTCCCTGACGACCGAACTGAGCCAAAGACCCTGGCTTGGCGCCATCCTGTTTTGA